In one window of Bradysia coprophila strain Holo2 chromosome X unlocalized genomic scaffold, BU_Bcop_v1 contig_44, whole genome shotgun sequence DNA:
- the LOC119070001 gene encoding proton channel OtopLc-like isoform X1: protein MNSVIMFTAAGFHDDFGGVSDVMSDAPQRLPTTSEVNENLLSAQNSQLAVYNAHDGNNSIVKSSPGLQHLNRNINLNLSSEPGSVVALNTIHEINLSRRPSALLQDLLSTRRPSAVMAAIRTPNHRPRMLGSLHELTPSPSIKSLSQYQQNNYTPSGQHHDRNNEQAQMYRRKNRKIGDDALSSALSALYAKIIVILGVALPITEILTSRIPKNIYTGFYLYLYVVSIAFVVFVYTAHVRNRAVFSLLKTYHEKTNSGYTMKKRVPHFGSFYLRVGAISFGIGTMVYSGLEFGQYFEMNNNPECRNIMIALTPAARMALSIFQMQFIFLNTTELDMGKRRVIARFGLMHMIATNLCEWLYVLVEETKHEIHQLMHSGLAEKYHSIPATFTSSTTSTTSTTTEVPTVTTESMANIEFAALIGNGTFNESAAQLAQLNEINCGRTDIMGALVQNAAPFLFPCTIEYSLICAVILFEMWKKVKNMPSIERHRRNSIKPSTATGKSAHHFSVDCSRAHRGMFAGIIVIVLTIICLIMYFVMYKEAGYEHLAIREVTIVEILLYALTTCAVVAAVIKMRDLKFQQKASSDHHADTVTLDCTLLVLAQTGVYLYGMFSIMGSYFTLDDEHGIDGLVSEIFGLIQTSVQTLFILNSCWRRCRGAEQQRTKPGREIVTFLLVANMSMWFINTMIKGRAGFRPTHLNLYGIWAWTVITHVSMPLAIFYRFHSTICLFDIWKSAYKAKHGDHH, encoded by the exons tgATGTGATGAGTGATGCACCACAACGGTTGCCGACTACATCTGAAGTGAACGAAAATCTTTTATCCGCTCAAAACAGTCAATTGGCTGTGTACAATGCACACGACGGCAACAACAGTATTGTGAAATCATCACCGGGACTGCAACATCTCAAtcgaaacataaatttgaatttaagcTCTGAACCGGGATCGGTGGTAGCCTTAAATACAATACACGAGATAAATCTATCGCGGCGACCATCAGCCCTACTTCAAGATCTGTTATCGACGAGACGACCGTCAGCCGTGATGGCTGCAATTAGGACTCCGAATCATCGACCAAGAATGCTGGG ATCACTCCACGAGTTGACTCCCAGCCCCAGTATTAAGTCATTGTCACAGTATCAACAGAATAACTACACACCAAGTGGCCAACATCATGATCGAAATAATGAGCAGGCACAGATGTATCGCAGAAAGAATCGAAAAATTGGAGA TGACGCACTCAGTTCAGCTCTATCCGCTCTTTATGCtaaaattattgttatatTGGGGGTTGCACTACCCATAACTGAAATATTAACGTCGAGAATACCGAAAAATATCTACACCGGTTTCTACTTGTACTTATATGTGGTTAGCATAGCTTTTGTTGTATTTGTTTACACTGCACATGTGCGAAATCGGGCAGTATTTTCACTACTCAAAACCTACC ATGAAAAGACGAACAGCGGATACACT ATGAAGAAGCGTGTTCCACACTTTGGCAGTTTTTATCTAAGAGTTGGTGCCATTTCGTTTGGAATCGGAACAATGGTCTATTCTGGTCTGGAATTTGGTCAATATTTCGAAATGAACA ACAATCCCGAGTGCCGTAATATAATGATCGCTCTAACTCCAGCTGCCAGAATGGCTCTATCAATATTCCAAatgcaatttatatttttgaacaCCACCGAACTTGATATGGGTAAACGTAGAGTCATCGCAAGATTCGGTCTTATGCATATGATCGCTACAAATTTGTGCGAATGGTTGTACGTCCTGGTCGAAGAAACGAAACACGAAATTCATCAATTGATGCACAGTGGACTGGCGGAAAAATATC ACTCTATTCCTGCAACATTTACCAGCTCAACTACAAGTACTACTAGTACAACCACAGAAGTGCCAACAGTTACTACTGAATCAATGGCAAATATAGAATTCGCTGCATTGATTGGAAATGGGACATTTAACGAATCAGCTGCTCAATTAGCGCAACTGAATGAAATCAATTGTGGTCGTACCGACATTATGGGAGCCTTAGTACAGAATGCTGCACCATTTCTATTCCCTTGCACCATCGAGTATTCGCTGATTTGTGCAGTAATCCTCTTCGAAATGTGgaagaaagtaaaaaatatGCCGTCAATTGAACGGCATCGCCGTAATTCAATTAAACCGAGTACGGCAACCGGCAAAAGTGCTCATCACTTTTCGGTTGATTGTTCACGGGCACATAGGGGAATGTTTGCTGGGATCATCGTCATTGTGTTGACAATCATTTGTTTGATCATGTACTTCGTGATGTACAAGGAAGCTGGCTACGAGCATTTAGCTATTAGGGAGGTGACCATTGTCGAAATACTCTTATACGCGCTGACAACATGTGCTGTTGTGGCTGCTGTAATAAAAATGCGAGATTTGAAATTTCAGCAGAAAGCTAGCAGCGATCATCACGCAGATACGGTGACACTAGATTGTACGTTGTTGGTATTGGCACAAACAGGTGTCTACTTGTACGGAATGTTTAGCATAATGGGAAGTTATTTCACATTGGACGATGAACACGGAATCGATGGTCTAGTCTCCGAGATATTCGGTTTGATACAGACATCCGTACAGACGTTATTCATTCTGAATTCTTGCTGGAGACGGTGCCGTGGTGCCGAACAACAACGCACTAAGCCGGGACGAGAGATTGTAACATTCTTGTTGGTCGCAAATATGTCGATGTGGTTCATAAACACAATGATAAAGGGACGGGCCGGATTTCGGCCGACGCATCTTAACCTATATGGCATTTGGGCGTGGACAGTTATTACGCACGTATCTATGCCATTGGCTATCTTTTATCGATTCCATTCTACGATCTGCTTGTTTGATATTTGGAAATCGGCCTACAAAGCGAAACATGGGGATCATCATTAG
- the LOC119070001 gene encoding proton channel OtopLc-like isoform X5: MIMAQQQRNCDVMSDAPQRLPTTSEVNENLLSAQNSQLAVYNAHDGNNSIVKSSPGLQHLNRNINLNLSSEPGSVVALNTIHEINLSRRPSALLQDLLSTRRPSAVMAAIRTPNHRPRMLGSLHELTPSPSIKSLSQYQQNNYTPSGQHHDRNNEQAQMYRRKNRKIGDDALSSALSALYAKIIVILGVALPITEILTSRIPKNIYTGFYLYLYVVSIAFVVFVYTAHVRNRAVFSLLKTYHEKTNSGYTMKKRVPHFGSFYLRVGAISFGIGTMVYSGLEFGQYFEMNNNPECRNIMIALTPAARMALSIFQMQFIFLNTTELDMGKRRVIARFGLMHMIATNLCEWLYVLVEETKHEIHQLMHSGLAEKYHSIPATFTSSTTSTTSTTTEVPTVTTESMANIEFAALIGNGTFNESAAQLAQLNEINCGRTDIMGALVQNAAPFLFPCTIEYSLICAVILFEMWKKVKNMPSIERHRRNSIKPSTATGKSAHHFSVDCSRAHRGMFAGIIVIVLTIICLIMYFVMYKEAGYEHLAIREVTIVEILLYALTTCAVVAAVIKMRDLKFQQKASSDHHADTVTLDCTLLVLAQTGVYLYGMFSIMGSYFTLDDEHGIDGLVSEIFGLIQTSVQTLFILNSCWRRCRGAEQQRTKPGREIVTFLLVANMSMWFINTMIKGRAGFRPTHLNLYGIWAWTVITHVSMPLAIFYRFHSTICLFDIWKSAYKAKHGDHH; this comes from the exons tgATGTGATGAGTGATGCACCACAACGGTTGCCGACTACATCTGAAGTGAACGAAAATCTTTTATCCGCTCAAAACAGTCAATTGGCTGTGTACAATGCACACGACGGCAACAACAGTATTGTGAAATCATCACCGGGACTGCAACATCTCAAtcgaaacataaatttgaatttaagcTCTGAACCGGGATCGGTGGTAGCCTTAAATACAATACACGAGATAAATCTATCGCGGCGACCATCAGCCCTACTTCAAGATCTGTTATCGACGAGACGACCGTCAGCCGTGATGGCTGCAATTAGGACTCCGAATCATCGACCAAGAATGCTGGG ATCACTCCACGAGTTGACTCCCAGCCCCAGTATTAAGTCATTGTCACAGTATCAACAGAATAACTACACACCAAGTGGCCAACATCATGATCGAAATAATGAGCAGGCACAGATGTATCGCAGAAAGAATCGAAAAATTGGAGA TGACGCACTCAGTTCAGCTCTATCCGCTCTTTATGCtaaaattattgttatatTGGGGGTTGCACTACCCATAACTGAAATATTAACGTCGAGAATACCGAAAAATATCTACACCGGTTTCTACTTGTACTTATATGTGGTTAGCATAGCTTTTGTTGTATTTGTTTACACTGCACATGTGCGAAATCGGGCAGTATTTTCACTACTCAAAACCTACC ATGAAAAGACGAACAGCGGATACACT ATGAAGAAGCGTGTTCCACACTTTGGCAGTTTTTATCTAAGAGTTGGTGCCATTTCGTTTGGAATCGGAACAATGGTCTATTCTGGTCTGGAATTTGGTCAATATTTCGAAATGAACA ACAATCCCGAGTGCCGTAATATAATGATCGCTCTAACTCCAGCTGCCAGAATGGCTCTATCAATATTCCAAatgcaatttatatttttgaacaCCACCGAACTTGATATGGGTAAACGTAGAGTCATCGCAAGATTCGGTCTTATGCATATGATCGCTACAAATTTGTGCGAATGGTTGTACGTCCTGGTCGAAGAAACGAAACACGAAATTCATCAATTGATGCACAGTGGACTGGCGGAAAAATATC ACTCTATTCCTGCAACATTTACCAGCTCAACTACAAGTACTACTAGTACAACCACAGAAGTGCCAACAGTTACTACTGAATCAATGGCAAATATAGAATTCGCTGCATTGATTGGAAATGGGACATTTAACGAATCAGCTGCTCAATTAGCGCAACTGAATGAAATCAATTGTGGTCGTACCGACATTATGGGAGCCTTAGTACAGAATGCTGCACCATTTCTATTCCCTTGCACCATCGAGTATTCGCTGATTTGTGCAGTAATCCTCTTCGAAATGTGgaagaaagtaaaaaatatGCCGTCAATTGAACGGCATCGCCGTAATTCAATTAAACCGAGTACGGCAACCGGCAAAAGTGCTCATCACTTTTCGGTTGATTGTTCACGGGCACATAGGGGAATGTTTGCTGGGATCATCGTCATTGTGTTGACAATCATTTGTTTGATCATGTACTTCGTGATGTACAAGGAAGCTGGCTACGAGCATTTAGCTATTAGGGAGGTGACCATTGTCGAAATACTCTTATACGCGCTGACAACATGTGCTGTTGTGGCTGCTGTAATAAAAATGCGAGATTTGAAATTTCAGCAGAAAGCTAGCAGCGATCATCACGCAGATACGGTGACACTAGATTGTACGTTGTTGGTATTGGCACAAACAGGTGTCTACTTGTACGGAATGTTTAGCATAATGGGAAGTTATTTCACATTGGACGATGAACACGGAATCGATGGTCTAGTCTCCGAGATATTCGGTTTGATACAGACATCCGTACAGACGTTATTCATTCTGAATTCTTGCTGGAGACGGTGCCGTGGTGCCGAACAACAACGCACTAAGCCGGGACGAGAGATTGTAACATTCTTGTTGGTCGCAAATATGTCGATGTGGTTCATAAACACAATGATAAAGGGACGGGCCGGATTTCGGCCGACGCATCTTAACCTATATGGCATTTGGGCGTGGACAGTTATTACGCACGTATCTATGCCATTGGCTATCTTTTATCGATTCCATTCTACGATCTGCTTGTTTGATATTTGGAAATCGGCCTACAAAGCGAAACATGGGGATCATCATTAG
- the LOC119070001 gene encoding proton channel OtopLc-like isoform X3: protein MSNQFNSDDESDVMSDAPQRLPTTSEVNENLLSAQNSQLAVYNAHDGNNSIVKSSPGLQHLNRNINLNLSSEPGSVVALNTIHEINLSRRPSALLQDLLSTRRPSAVMAAIRTPNHRPRMLGSLHELTPSPSIKSLSQYQQNNYTPSGQHHDRNNEQAQMYRRKNRKIGDDALSSALSALYAKIIVILGVALPITEILTSRIPKNIYTGFYLYLYVVSIAFVVFVYTAHVRNRAVFSLLKTYHEKTNSGYTMKKRVPHFGSFYLRVGAISFGIGTMVYSGLEFGQYFEMNNNPECRNIMIALTPAARMALSIFQMQFIFLNTTELDMGKRRVIARFGLMHMIATNLCEWLYVLVEETKHEIHQLMHSGLAEKYHSIPATFTSSTTSTTSTTTEVPTVTTESMANIEFAALIGNGTFNESAAQLAQLNEINCGRTDIMGALVQNAAPFLFPCTIEYSLICAVILFEMWKKVKNMPSIERHRRNSIKPSTATGKSAHHFSVDCSRAHRGMFAGIIVIVLTIICLIMYFVMYKEAGYEHLAIREVTIVEILLYALTTCAVVAAVIKMRDLKFQQKASSDHHADTVTLDCTLLVLAQTGVYLYGMFSIMGSYFTLDDEHGIDGLVSEIFGLIQTSVQTLFILNSCWRRCRGAEQQRTKPGREIVTFLLVANMSMWFINTMIKGRAGFRPTHLNLYGIWAWTVITHVSMPLAIFYRFHSTICLFDIWKSAYKAKHGDHH from the exons tgATGTGATGAGTGATGCACCACAACGGTTGCCGACTACATCTGAAGTGAACGAAAATCTTTTATCCGCTCAAAACAGTCAATTGGCTGTGTACAATGCACACGACGGCAACAACAGTATTGTGAAATCATCACCGGGACTGCAACATCTCAAtcgaaacataaatttgaatttaagcTCTGAACCGGGATCGGTGGTAGCCTTAAATACAATACACGAGATAAATCTATCGCGGCGACCATCAGCCCTACTTCAAGATCTGTTATCGACGAGACGACCGTCAGCCGTGATGGCTGCAATTAGGACTCCGAATCATCGACCAAGAATGCTGGG ATCACTCCACGAGTTGACTCCCAGCCCCAGTATTAAGTCATTGTCACAGTATCAACAGAATAACTACACACCAAGTGGCCAACATCATGATCGAAATAATGAGCAGGCACAGATGTATCGCAGAAAGAATCGAAAAATTGGAGA TGACGCACTCAGTTCAGCTCTATCCGCTCTTTATGCtaaaattattgttatatTGGGGGTTGCACTACCCATAACTGAAATATTAACGTCGAGAATACCGAAAAATATCTACACCGGTTTCTACTTGTACTTATATGTGGTTAGCATAGCTTTTGTTGTATTTGTTTACACTGCACATGTGCGAAATCGGGCAGTATTTTCACTACTCAAAACCTACC ATGAAAAGACGAACAGCGGATACACT ATGAAGAAGCGTGTTCCACACTTTGGCAGTTTTTATCTAAGAGTTGGTGCCATTTCGTTTGGAATCGGAACAATGGTCTATTCTGGTCTGGAATTTGGTCAATATTTCGAAATGAACA ACAATCCCGAGTGCCGTAATATAATGATCGCTCTAACTCCAGCTGCCAGAATGGCTCTATCAATATTCCAAatgcaatttatatttttgaacaCCACCGAACTTGATATGGGTAAACGTAGAGTCATCGCAAGATTCGGTCTTATGCATATGATCGCTACAAATTTGTGCGAATGGTTGTACGTCCTGGTCGAAGAAACGAAACACGAAATTCATCAATTGATGCACAGTGGACTGGCGGAAAAATATC ACTCTATTCCTGCAACATTTACCAGCTCAACTACAAGTACTACTAGTACAACCACAGAAGTGCCAACAGTTACTACTGAATCAATGGCAAATATAGAATTCGCTGCATTGATTGGAAATGGGACATTTAACGAATCAGCTGCTCAATTAGCGCAACTGAATGAAATCAATTGTGGTCGTACCGACATTATGGGAGCCTTAGTACAGAATGCTGCACCATTTCTATTCCCTTGCACCATCGAGTATTCGCTGATTTGTGCAGTAATCCTCTTCGAAATGTGgaagaaagtaaaaaatatGCCGTCAATTGAACGGCATCGCCGTAATTCAATTAAACCGAGTACGGCAACCGGCAAAAGTGCTCATCACTTTTCGGTTGATTGTTCACGGGCACATAGGGGAATGTTTGCTGGGATCATCGTCATTGTGTTGACAATCATTTGTTTGATCATGTACTTCGTGATGTACAAGGAAGCTGGCTACGAGCATTTAGCTATTAGGGAGGTGACCATTGTCGAAATACTCTTATACGCGCTGACAACATGTGCTGTTGTGGCTGCTGTAATAAAAATGCGAGATTTGAAATTTCAGCAGAAAGCTAGCAGCGATCATCACGCAGATACGGTGACACTAGATTGTACGTTGTTGGTATTGGCACAAACAGGTGTCTACTTGTACGGAATGTTTAGCATAATGGGAAGTTATTTCACATTGGACGATGAACACGGAATCGATGGTCTAGTCTCCGAGATATTCGGTTTGATACAGACATCCGTACAGACGTTATTCATTCTGAATTCTTGCTGGAGACGGTGCCGTGGTGCCGAACAACAACGCACTAAGCCGGGACGAGAGATTGTAACATTCTTGTTGGTCGCAAATATGTCGATGTGGTTCATAAACACAATGATAAAGGGACGGGCCGGATTTCGGCCGACGCATCTTAACCTATATGGCATTTGGGCGTGGACAGTTATTACGCACGTATCTATGCCATTGGCTATCTTTTATCGATTCCATTCTACGATCTGCTTGTTTGATATTTGGAAATCGGCCTACAAAGCGAAACATGGGGATCATCATTAG
- the LOC119070001 gene encoding proton channel OtopLc-like isoform X4, translating to MYPGTIPTIKIDVMSDAPQRLPTTSEVNENLLSAQNSQLAVYNAHDGNNSIVKSSPGLQHLNRNINLNLSSEPGSVVALNTIHEINLSRRPSALLQDLLSTRRPSAVMAAIRTPNHRPRMLGSLHELTPSPSIKSLSQYQQNNYTPSGQHHDRNNEQAQMYRRKNRKIGDDALSSALSALYAKIIVILGVALPITEILTSRIPKNIYTGFYLYLYVVSIAFVVFVYTAHVRNRAVFSLLKTYHEKTNSGYTMKKRVPHFGSFYLRVGAISFGIGTMVYSGLEFGQYFEMNNNPECRNIMIALTPAARMALSIFQMQFIFLNTTELDMGKRRVIARFGLMHMIATNLCEWLYVLVEETKHEIHQLMHSGLAEKYHSIPATFTSSTTSTTSTTTEVPTVTTESMANIEFAALIGNGTFNESAAQLAQLNEINCGRTDIMGALVQNAAPFLFPCTIEYSLICAVILFEMWKKVKNMPSIERHRRNSIKPSTATGKSAHHFSVDCSRAHRGMFAGIIVIVLTIICLIMYFVMYKEAGYEHLAIREVTIVEILLYALTTCAVVAAVIKMRDLKFQQKASSDHHADTVTLDCTLLVLAQTGVYLYGMFSIMGSYFTLDDEHGIDGLVSEIFGLIQTSVQTLFILNSCWRRCRGAEQQRTKPGREIVTFLLVANMSMWFINTMIKGRAGFRPTHLNLYGIWAWTVITHVSMPLAIFYRFHSTICLFDIWKSAYKAKHGDHH from the exons tgATGTGATGAGTGATGCACCACAACGGTTGCCGACTACATCTGAAGTGAACGAAAATCTTTTATCCGCTCAAAACAGTCAATTGGCTGTGTACAATGCACACGACGGCAACAACAGTATTGTGAAATCATCACCGGGACTGCAACATCTCAAtcgaaacataaatttgaatttaagcTCTGAACCGGGATCGGTGGTAGCCTTAAATACAATACACGAGATAAATCTATCGCGGCGACCATCAGCCCTACTTCAAGATCTGTTATCGACGAGACGACCGTCAGCCGTGATGGCTGCAATTAGGACTCCGAATCATCGACCAAGAATGCTGGG ATCACTCCACGAGTTGACTCCCAGCCCCAGTATTAAGTCATTGTCACAGTATCAACAGAATAACTACACACCAAGTGGCCAACATCATGATCGAAATAATGAGCAGGCACAGATGTATCGCAGAAAGAATCGAAAAATTGGAGA TGACGCACTCAGTTCAGCTCTATCCGCTCTTTATGCtaaaattattgttatatTGGGGGTTGCACTACCCATAACTGAAATATTAACGTCGAGAATACCGAAAAATATCTACACCGGTTTCTACTTGTACTTATATGTGGTTAGCATAGCTTTTGTTGTATTTGTTTACACTGCACATGTGCGAAATCGGGCAGTATTTTCACTACTCAAAACCTACC ATGAAAAGACGAACAGCGGATACACT ATGAAGAAGCGTGTTCCACACTTTGGCAGTTTTTATCTAAGAGTTGGTGCCATTTCGTTTGGAATCGGAACAATGGTCTATTCTGGTCTGGAATTTGGTCAATATTTCGAAATGAACA ACAATCCCGAGTGCCGTAATATAATGATCGCTCTAACTCCAGCTGCCAGAATGGCTCTATCAATATTCCAAatgcaatttatatttttgaacaCCACCGAACTTGATATGGGTAAACGTAGAGTCATCGCAAGATTCGGTCTTATGCATATGATCGCTACAAATTTGTGCGAATGGTTGTACGTCCTGGTCGAAGAAACGAAACACGAAATTCATCAATTGATGCACAGTGGACTGGCGGAAAAATATC ACTCTATTCCTGCAACATTTACCAGCTCAACTACAAGTACTACTAGTACAACCACAGAAGTGCCAACAGTTACTACTGAATCAATGGCAAATATAGAATTCGCTGCATTGATTGGAAATGGGACATTTAACGAATCAGCTGCTCAATTAGCGCAACTGAATGAAATCAATTGTGGTCGTACCGACATTATGGGAGCCTTAGTACAGAATGCTGCACCATTTCTATTCCCTTGCACCATCGAGTATTCGCTGATTTGTGCAGTAATCCTCTTCGAAATGTGgaagaaagtaaaaaatatGCCGTCAATTGAACGGCATCGCCGTAATTCAATTAAACCGAGTACGGCAACCGGCAAAAGTGCTCATCACTTTTCGGTTGATTGTTCACGGGCACATAGGGGAATGTTTGCTGGGATCATCGTCATTGTGTTGACAATCATTTGTTTGATCATGTACTTCGTGATGTACAAGGAAGCTGGCTACGAGCATTTAGCTATTAGGGAGGTGACCATTGTCGAAATACTCTTATACGCGCTGACAACATGTGCTGTTGTGGCTGCTGTAATAAAAATGCGAGATTTGAAATTTCAGCAGAAAGCTAGCAGCGATCATCACGCAGATACGGTGACACTAGATTGTACGTTGTTGGTATTGGCACAAACAGGTGTCTACTTGTACGGAATGTTTAGCATAATGGGAAGTTATTTCACATTGGACGATGAACACGGAATCGATGGTCTAGTCTCCGAGATATTCGGTTTGATACAGACATCCGTACAGACGTTATTCATTCTGAATTCTTGCTGGAGACGGTGCCGTGGTGCCGAACAACAACGCACTAAGCCGGGACGAGAGATTGTAACATTCTTGTTGGTCGCAAATATGTCGATGTGGTTCATAAACACAATGATAAAGGGACGGGCCGGATTTCGGCCGACGCATCTTAACCTATATGGCATTTGGGCGTGGACAGTTATTACGCACGTATCTATGCCATTGGCTATCTTTTATCGATTCCATTCTACGATCTGCTTGTTTGATATTTGGAAATCGGCCTACAAAGCGAAACATGGGGATCATCATTAG
- the LOC119070001 gene encoding proton channel OtopLc-like isoform X2 has translation MNFNRRKSTPFNVSFRDVMSDAPQRLPTTSEVNENLLSAQNSQLAVYNAHDGNNSIVKSSPGLQHLNRNINLNLSSEPGSVVALNTIHEINLSRRPSALLQDLLSTRRPSAVMAAIRTPNHRPRMLGSLHELTPSPSIKSLSQYQQNNYTPSGQHHDRNNEQAQMYRRKNRKIGDDALSSALSALYAKIIVILGVALPITEILTSRIPKNIYTGFYLYLYVVSIAFVVFVYTAHVRNRAVFSLLKTYHEKTNSGYTMKKRVPHFGSFYLRVGAISFGIGTMVYSGLEFGQYFEMNNNPECRNIMIALTPAARMALSIFQMQFIFLNTTELDMGKRRVIARFGLMHMIATNLCEWLYVLVEETKHEIHQLMHSGLAEKYHSIPATFTSSTTSTTSTTTEVPTVTTESMANIEFAALIGNGTFNESAAQLAQLNEINCGRTDIMGALVQNAAPFLFPCTIEYSLICAVILFEMWKKVKNMPSIERHRRNSIKPSTATGKSAHHFSVDCSRAHRGMFAGIIVIVLTIICLIMYFVMYKEAGYEHLAIREVTIVEILLYALTTCAVVAAVIKMRDLKFQQKASSDHHADTVTLDCTLLVLAQTGVYLYGMFSIMGSYFTLDDEHGIDGLVSEIFGLIQTSVQTLFILNSCWRRCRGAEQQRTKPGREIVTFLLVANMSMWFINTMIKGRAGFRPTHLNLYGIWAWTVITHVSMPLAIFYRFHSTICLFDIWKSAYKAKHGDHH, from the exons tgATGTGATGAGTGATGCACCACAACGGTTGCCGACTACATCTGAAGTGAACGAAAATCTTTTATCCGCTCAAAACAGTCAATTGGCTGTGTACAATGCACACGACGGCAACAACAGTATTGTGAAATCATCACCGGGACTGCAACATCTCAAtcgaaacataaatttgaatttaagcTCTGAACCGGGATCGGTGGTAGCCTTAAATACAATACACGAGATAAATCTATCGCGGCGACCATCAGCCCTACTTCAAGATCTGTTATCGACGAGACGACCGTCAGCCGTGATGGCTGCAATTAGGACTCCGAATCATCGACCAAGAATGCTGGG ATCACTCCACGAGTTGACTCCCAGCCCCAGTATTAAGTCATTGTCACAGTATCAACAGAATAACTACACACCAAGTGGCCAACATCATGATCGAAATAATGAGCAGGCACAGATGTATCGCAGAAAGAATCGAAAAATTGGAGA TGACGCACTCAGTTCAGCTCTATCCGCTCTTTATGCtaaaattattgttatatTGGGGGTTGCACTACCCATAACTGAAATATTAACGTCGAGAATACCGAAAAATATCTACACCGGTTTCTACTTGTACTTATATGTGGTTAGCATAGCTTTTGTTGTATTTGTTTACACTGCACATGTGCGAAATCGGGCAGTATTTTCACTACTCAAAACCTACC ATGAAAAGACGAACAGCGGATACACT ATGAAGAAGCGTGTTCCACACTTTGGCAGTTTTTATCTAAGAGTTGGTGCCATTTCGTTTGGAATCGGAACAATGGTCTATTCTGGTCTGGAATTTGGTCAATATTTCGAAATGAACA ACAATCCCGAGTGCCGTAATATAATGATCGCTCTAACTCCAGCTGCCAGAATGGCTCTATCAATATTCCAAatgcaatttatatttttgaacaCCACCGAACTTGATATGGGTAAACGTAGAGTCATCGCAAGATTCGGTCTTATGCATATGATCGCTACAAATTTGTGCGAATGGTTGTACGTCCTGGTCGAAGAAACGAAACACGAAATTCATCAATTGATGCACAGTGGACTGGCGGAAAAATATC ACTCTATTCCTGCAACATTTACCAGCTCAACTACAAGTACTACTAGTACAACCACAGAAGTGCCAACAGTTACTACTGAATCAATGGCAAATATAGAATTCGCTGCATTGATTGGAAATGGGACATTTAACGAATCAGCTGCTCAATTAGCGCAACTGAATGAAATCAATTGTGGTCGTACCGACATTATGGGAGCCTTAGTACAGAATGCTGCACCATTTCTATTCCCTTGCACCATCGAGTATTCGCTGATTTGTGCAGTAATCCTCTTCGAAATGTGgaagaaagtaaaaaatatGCCGTCAATTGAACGGCATCGCCGTAATTCAATTAAACCGAGTACGGCAACCGGCAAAAGTGCTCATCACTTTTCGGTTGATTGTTCACGGGCACATAGGGGAATGTTTGCTGGGATCATCGTCATTGTGTTGACAATCATTTGTTTGATCATGTACTTCGTGATGTACAAGGAAGCTGGCTACGAGCATTTAGCTATTAGGGAGGTGACCATTGTCGAAATACTCTTATACGCGCTGACAACATGTGCTGTTGTGGCTGCTGTAATAAAAATGCGAGATTTGAAATTTCAGCAGAAAGCTAGCAGCGATCATCACGCAGATACGGTGACACTAGATTGTACGTTGTTGGTATTGGCACAAACAGGTGTCTACTTGTACGGAATGTTTAGCATAATGGGAAGTTATTTCACATTGGACGATGAACACGGAATCGATGGTCTAGTCTCCGAGATATTCGGTTTGATACAGACATCCGTACAGACGTTATTCATTCTGAATTCTTGCTGGAGACGGTGCCGTGGTGCCGAACAACAACGCACTAAGCCGGGACGAGAGATTGTAACATTCTTGTTGGTCGCAAATATGTCGATGTGGTTCATAAACACAATGATAAAGGGACGGGCCGGATTTCGGCCGACGCATCTTAACCTATATGGCATTTGGGCGTGGACAGTTATTACGCACGTATCTATGCCATTGGCTATCTTTTATCGATTCCATTCTACGATCTGCTTGTTTGATATTTGGAAATCGGCCTACAAAGCGAAACATGGGGATCATCATTAG